Part of the Molothrus aeneus isolate 106 unplaced genomic scaffold, BPBGC_Maene_1.0 scaffold_252, whole genome shotgun sequence genome, CGCAAATCCCAAACGGATCCCAAATGGATCCCGGACAGGTCCCGCACAGGTACCGGCCCCGTGGCCTCACTCCCGATCCCTCAGCCCCAAAACTCAGgacccaggggtgcccaggtgtgcccaggggtgcccaggtgtgcccaggtgtgcccaggtgtgcccaggggcgcccaggggtgcccaggggtgcccaggggtgcGGGGCACACACGTGTGCAGGTGCGCAGGGCACACATGTAcctcagcacagggcacacGTGTGCAGGTGTGCCGAGGGCACGTGTGCGGCCATGCAGGGCGCAGATCACACGTGCAAGTGTGCCGAGGCCACGTGCAGGTGTGCAAGGACACGTGAGCGTGCGCGGGGCACacgtgcccaggtgtgcagggcaCACACGCGTGCCCCAACAAGATCACACGTGCACAGGTGTGCCAAGGACACATGAGCGCACACGGACCACAGGTGTGCAAGGACACGTGAGCGTGCGCGGGGCACacgtgcccaggtgtgcagggcaCACACGTGTGCAGGTGTGCAAGGACACGTGAGCGTGTGCGGGGTACACGTGCGGGTGCACGGGTCACACGTGCCCAGGCGTGCAGGGCACACCCGGGGCACACCCGGGGCACACCCAGGTGTGCACTGACCGCACCTGTCCGTGCACCCCCTCacctcccccaccccaaaaaccgcCGCGGGACCCCCCCCCGGCCACAGCCCCCCCCGgccaggggggacaggggggacaggggggacaggggggacaggggggtctctgtggggtcTCTATGGGGTCCCTatggggtctctgtggggcCGGGGGTCCCTatggggtctctgtggggtcCCCCTGGCTCTGATGGATTCCCGCACTGGTCTCAATTTCTGTGGGGTCTCTATGGGGTCTCTATGGGGCAGGGGTCTCTCTCTGAATCCCGGGGGTCTCTCTGTAGGGCCGGGGTCTCTCTATAGGGCCGGGGGTCCCTatggggtctctgtggggtcTCTATGGGGTCCCTatggggtctctgtggggtcTCCCGGCTCTGATGGATTCCCGCACTTGTCTCTCAATCTCTATAGGGTTTCTATGGGGTTTCTATAGGGCCGAGGGTCTCTGTGGGGCCCGGGGGTCTCTCTATAGGGCCGGGGGTCCCTatggggtctctgtggggtcTCTATGGGGTCCCTatggggtctctgtggggtcTCCCGGCTCTGATGGATTCCCGCACTTGTCTCTCAATCTCTATAGGGTTTCTATGGGGTTTCTATAGGGCCGAGGGTCTCTGTGGGGCCCGGGGGTCTCTCTATAGGGCCGGGGGTCCCTATGGGGTCTCTgtgggggtccctgtggggtctctgtggggtcTCCCGGCTCTGATGGATTCCCGCGCTTGTCTCTCAGTCCCCACAGGGTCTCTATAGGGCAGGGGTCTCTCTCTGAATCCCGGGGGTCTCTCTGTAGGGCCGGGGGTCTCTGTGGGGCCcgggggtctctgtggggtccccatggggtccctgtggggtctctgtggggtcTCCCGGCTCTGATGGATTCCCGCACTTGTCTCTTAATCTCCGGCGCGATCGATTCGCTATTTCCCTTTGTTGCCAGAAACTTCGATcggggccggcagcggcgggaggggagggggcggcacgggggggggtggggggggccgggggggacACGCGGGGACGTGGGGAGGGGTCGcgggtgggagggaggagggggacGCGCGGGAAAAGTTGGGAACTCACCGCGGGGCGGCCCCGCATGGGCGCGGAGAGAGGGTCGGGGGTCTCCGAGAGAGGGTCGGGGTCTCCGAGAGAGGGTCGGGGGTCCCCTCACGGAGGGTCGGGGGTCGCGgtccgggcggggcgggggtcGCAGAGCCTCCCCTAAAGCCCCTCGGAGGAGGCGCGAGGCATCCGCAGAGGAAggtggggaaaattggggaggggggagagggagaaattggggagggggagagggagaaggaggacttggggatgggggagagggagaaggaggaattggggatgggggagaggaatttggggtctgggggagagggagaaattGGGGGTCGGggggagagggatggagagatcggggggagagggagaaattGGGGGTCTGGGGTCGgtgggatcgggatcgggatcgggatcgggatcgggatcgggatcgggatcgggggGACACGGAAGGAGCGGGAAGGGTCTGGGGGCGAGGGATGGAGCGAGCGGGGCTGGAAGGAGGGGAAGAGCCGGGGGTCGGCAGGAGCGGGGTCGAGGGGAACCGGGATCGGAGCGAGCgcggggatggagccgggaatgcggggatggagccgggaATGCGGGGATGGACGGAGCCGGGATGGAAGGGACGGGAATGCGGGCACGGAGCGGGGATGGAGGAGCCGGGATCGGGGAGGGAAGGAGCGGGAAGGGAATGCGGGGACGGACGGAGCCGGGATGGAGGAGCCGGGACGGAGCGGAGCGGGAGGAAGAGCGGGGCTGCGGAGGGGATGGAACGGGAAGGGAACGGGAGCCCCGGGAATgcggggatggagccgggacgGCGGGGAAGGAGGGAGCGGGGTCGGGAAGGGAAGCGCGGGGCTGCGGAGGGGATGGAGCGACCGGGATCGGGAAGGGAAGCGCCGGGAATGCGGGGATGGACGGAGCGGGGACGGCGGGGAAGGAAGGTCCGGGCTCGGCGGGATCGGAGCGAGGGGGATCGGCGGGGATGGAGGGACCGGGAtcggaggggatggagggaccgGGAccggaggggatggagggaccgGGAtcggaggggatggagggaccgGGAtcggaggggatggagggaccggggctgcagaggggatggagggaccggggctgcagaggggatggagggaccgGGATCAGCGGGGATGGAGGGAccggggctgcagaggggatggagggaccgGGATCGGCGGGGATGGAGGGACCGGGATCGGCGGGGATGGAGGGACCGGGATCGGCGGGGATGGAGGGACCGGGAccggaggggatggagggaccggggctgcagaggggatggagggaccggggctgcagaggggatggagggaccgGGGTCAGCGGGGATGGAGGGACCGGGATCGGCGGGGATGGAGGGACCGGGGtcggaggggatggagggaccgGGGACCGGAGGGatcgggaagggaagggaagcgCCGGGAATGCGGAGATGCCGGGTCTGGGGTCGGCGGGGATCAGAGGGGCCGGGACGGGGGGGATCGGGGTcggtggggatggagggaccgGGAGCGGAGCCGGGGATGCGGGGAAGGAGCGAGCGGGACGGCGAGGAGCGGGATCGGAGCGAGCCGGGACGGCGGGGACGGAAAACCGGGACAAGGGAGAGGTGCGGGATGGAAAACCGGGATAAAGGACGGAGAACCGGGAGGCGGGAGAGGTGCGGGGAAGGAAAACCGGGACAAGGGACGGAGAACCGGGAtaagggagaggggcagggacgGAAAACCGGGATGCGGGAGAGGTGCGGGAAGGGAAAACCGGGAtaagggagaggagcagggatggaaaaCCGGGATAAGGGAGGGAAATACCGGGATAAAGGAGGGAAATACCGGGATAAGGGAAAGGAGCGGGGATGGAAAACCGGGATAAGGGAGGGAAAACCGGGATGAGGGAAAGGAGCGGGGATGGAAAACCGGGATAAAGGAGGGAAAACCGGGATAAAGGAGGGAAATACCGGGATAAGGGAGGGAAAACCGGGGCGCGGGAGAGGTGCGGGATGCGGGGAAGGGTCGGCGGGAGGGGCCGGAGGGAGCCGGGATGCGGGAACGGAGGGTCCGGGgtgggagagaaggaagaggaggaagaggaggaagaggaggaggaggaggaagagcggagcggggcaggggagagggaggagagagggacggggcagaggaggaggaggaggaggaggaggaggaggaaggaagaggaggaggaggaggagaggagggagcggaggaaggtgaggaagaagaggaggaagaggagggatagaggaggatggaggtgaaggaggaagaggaaggaggtgaaggaggaagaggagaaggggatgaggaaggaaaaagggacggaggaggaagagg contains:
- the LOC136569810 gene encoding uncharacterized protein; translated protein: MTPAPAPARGPGAFVPLLFLLLLFLLFPAPSGSASRLPPRPPLPPPSLFPSSSPSPLPPSPPSSSSFTSILLYPSSSSSSSSPSSAPSSPPPPPLPSSSSSSSSSSSAPSLSPPSPLPRSALPPPPPLPPLPPLPSLPPRTLRSRIPAPSGPSRRPFPASRTSPAPRFSLPYPGISLLYPGFPSFIPVFHPRSFPSSRFSLPYPGFPSPLLSLIPVFPSFIPVFPSLIPVFHPCSSPLSRFSLPAPLPHPGFPSLPLSLIPVLRPLSRFSFPAPLPPPGSPSFIPVFHPAPLPCPGFPSPPSRLAPIPLLAVPLAPSPHPRLRSRSLHPHRPRSPPSRPL